A genomic window from Nosocomiicoccus massiliensis includes:
- the nfsA gene encoding oxygen-insensitive NADPH nitroreductase, which produces MNETIQLLQNHRSIRDFKDQPLEREVIETLVKSAQQASTSSYVQAYSIIGVTDEDKKQAIMEISTQPYVKDNGHLFIFVADYNRHLELAKRKGYEIHFDTTESLLIGVVDAALAAQNLAVAAESLDLGICYLGSIRNNTKKMIEILELPEGTFPVIGMAVGYKNSEGSFKERLPQDTVYFENTYPEFEQIEASLNDYDESITEYYKTRDENKRQDNWSEQVVKKLSKMDQVRKDIKDVLNAQGFLKD; this is translated from the coding sequence ATGAACGAGACAATTCAATTATTACAAAATCACCGATCGATTCGTGATTTTAAAGATCAACCACTTGAAAGAGAAGTGATTGAAACACTAGTGAAATCTGCACAGCAAGCTTCGACGTCAAGCTACGTTCAAGCGTATTCAATTATCGGTGTGACAGATGAAGATAAAAAACAAGCGATTATGGAAATTAGTACACAACCGTACGTAAAAGATAATGGTCATTTATTTATCTTTGTCGCAGACTATAATCGTCATTTAGAGCTTGCAAAACGTAAAGGATATGAAATACATTTTGATACGACTGAAAGTTTACTCATCGGTGTCGTAGACGCAGCGCTTGCAGCACAGAACTTAGCAGTCGCAGCAGAGTCTCTAGACTTAGGGATTTGTTATTTAGGTTCGATTCGTAACAATACGAAAAAAATGATTGAAATTTTAGAACTACCAGAAGGAACGTTCCCAGTGATTGGTATGGCAGTTGGATATAAAAATAGCGAAGGTAGTTTTAAAGAAAGATTACCACAAGACACAGTTTACTTTGAAAATACGTATCCAGAATTTGAACAAATCGAAGCGTCTCTAAATGATTACGATGAATCAATTACAGAGTATTATAAAACTCGCGATGAAAATAAACGACAAGATAACTGGTCAGAGCAAGTCGTTAAGAAATTATCAAAAATGGACCAAGTCCGTAAAGATATAAAAGACGTATTAAATGCACAAGGATTTTTAAAAGATTAA
- the trmL gene encoding tRNA (uridine(34)/cytosine(34)/5-carboxymethylaminomethyluridine(34)-2'-O)-methyltransferase TrmL, whose amino-acid sequence MNHIVLFRPDIPQNTGNIGRTCAATKTKLHLIKPLGFEITDKHLKRAGMDYWYDLDITYHESIEDFLEEADGKLYFISKFGENYYHEEDYSDSDEDHYLIFGRETKGLPDYIKEKYKDRLMRIPMHEDFRSLNLSNTVAMVLYEALRQQGFKGLI is encoded by the coding sequence ATGAATCATATCGTATTATTTCGACCAGATATTCCACAAAATACAGGGAATATCGGACGTACATGTGCAGCGACGAAAACGAAGTTGCATCTAATAAAACCATTAGGGTTTGAAATTACTGACAAACATTTAAAGCGTGCAGGTATGGATTACTGGTACGATCTCGATATTACATATCACGAGAGTATCGAAGACTTTTTAGAAGAAGCAGACGGGAAACTTTACTTTATTTCTAAATTCGGAGAAAATTATTATCATGAAGAGGATTATTCTGATTCAGATGAAGACCACTATCTAATTTTCGGCAGAGAAACGAAAGGTCTTCCAGACTATATTAAAGAAAAGTACAAAGACCGTTTAATGCGTATTCCGATGCACGAAGATTTTAGAAGTTTAAATCTTTCAAATACAGTTGCGATGGTGCTTTACGAAGCGCTACGTCAACAAGGTTTTAAAGGACTTATATAG
- the queG gene encoding tRNA epoxyqueuosine(34) reductase QueG, whose translation MDYQKLKDEIIEYAHTIGIDEIGFTTAEPFHEFRDKLISYYENNYESGFEKGTIEERVNPKLSLPSARSIIAIAVGYPNRLPKDAPKSRKGERRGIFARSSWGFDYHHLLRTRLEKLEAFIKERVDGVETMSMVDTGVLSDREVALRSGLGFVGKNGFIINPKLGTWTYLGEMLISIPFPPDKPLVGTCGDCTICIDRCPTGALVGNGQLDSKKCISFLTQTKTFVPDEYRKSIGNRIYGCDTCQQVCPLNVGINTQQDDIILEPEILKPELTSLLKVSNREFKETYGHLAGVWRGKNPLQRNAIIALAHFKEESAIPTLKDVAENDVRPVIKGTAYWAIGQILGDRALDYIHERYSKETDEAVKEEMLKGIQEG comes from the coding sequence ATGGACTATCAAAAGTTAAAAGATGAAATAATAGAATACGCACATACAATCGGCATTGACGAAATTGGTTTTACGACAGCAGAACCGTTTCATGAGTTTAGAGATAAATTAATTTCGTACTACGAAAACAATTATGAATCTGGTTTTGAAAAAGGGACGATTGAAGAGCGTGTAAATCCGAAGTTGTCTCTCCCGAGTGCGCGTTCAATTATCGCGATTGCAGTTGGGTATCCGAATCGTCTACCAAAAGACGCACCGAAGTCTCGTAAAGGCGAACGTCGTGGTATATTCGCGAGGTCTTCTTGGGGATTTGATTACCATCATTTACTTAGAACGAGGCTCGAAAAGTTAGAGGCGTTTATAAAAGAACGAGTCGACGGTGTTGAAACGATGTCTATGGTCGATACGGGTGTTTTATCTGATAGAGAAGTTGCGCTACGAAGTGGTCTCGGATTTGTCGGTAAAAACGGATTTATAATCAATCCGAAACTTGGCACGTGGACGTACTTAGGTGAAATGCTTATTAGCATTCCGTTTCCGCCAGATAAACCACTCGTTGGAACTTGTGGGGACTGTACGATTTGTATTGACCGCTGTCCAACGGGAGCACTCGTTGGCAACGGACAACTCGATTCTAAAAAGTGTATATCGTTTTTAACACAGACGAAAACATTTGTGCCAGACGAGTATCGTAAGTCCATCGGTAATAGAATTTACGGATGTGACACGTGTCAGCAAGTGTGCCCGTTAAACGTTGGTATCAATACCCAGCAAGACGATATTATACTAGAGCCAGAAATTTTAAAGCCGGAATTAACGAGTCTTTTAAAAGTGTCAAATAGAGAATTCAAAGAGACGTATGGTCACTTAGCAGGTGTATGGCGCGGTAAAAATCCGTTACAGCGTAACGCAATTATCGCGCTCGCACATTTTAAAGAAGAAAGTGCGATCCCGACGTTAAAAGACGTCGCAGAAAACGACGTACGCCCTGTCATTAAAGGGACAGCGTACTGGGCGATTGGACAAATTTTAGGCGATAGAGCACTCGATTATATTCACGAGCGCTACAGTAAAGAAACAGACGAAGCAGTAAAAGAAGAAATGCTAAAAGGTATACAAGAGGGTTAA
- a CDS encoding DUF6176 family protein — MYKVELTKFRVKPGKSKKVDRWLKYIQENMEGVIRNVEGEKVYVETIFREAFNDVEYLYWYTIQDKEAAESETTSPIDQTHIDFFEDCIDHTFHPEDMVSEVLIIPDRIKKAMQY; from the coding sequence ATGTATAAAGTGGAATTAACTAAATTTAGAGTGAAGCCAGGTAAGTCTAAAAAAGTAGACCGCTGGTTGAAATACATCCAAGAAAATATGGAAGGTGTCATTCGTAACGTCGAAGGTGAAAAAGTATATGTCGAGACGATTTTCCGTGAAGCGTTTAACGATGTAGAATATCTTTACTGGTATACAATTCAAGATAAAGAAGCAGCAGAAAGTGAAACGACTTCACCGATTGATCAAACACATATCGACTTTTTTGAAGACTGTATTGATCACACGTTCCATCCGGAAGACATGGTGTCAGAGGTACTCATCATTCCTGATCGTATAAAAAAAGCAATGCAGTATTAA
- a CDS encoding Maf family protein: MLILASGSPKRQELLKQVELNFLTIIPNVDESSVTERDPQKKAMALASLKSYAIDNDEDIILSCDTLIQFNGEILEKPADRADARHMLKMLSGKTHTVISAALLRKGDTEIPIVRETEVEFFELDDKEIEHYLNTDEPYDKAAAYGIQGLGAKFVKRISGDYNAVVGLPLGDVCRELRFFE; encoded by the coding sequence ATGCTTATTTTAGCATCTGGATCACCGAAACGGCAAGAGTTATTAAAACAAGTCGAATTAAACTTTTTAACTATTATCCCAAACGTTGACGAATCTTCTGTCACTGAAAGAGATCCACAGAAGAAAGCAATGGCTCTCGCAAGCTTAAAATCATACGCGATTGATAACGACGAAGACATTATTTTATCGTGTGACACACTCATACAGTTTAACGGTGAAATATTAGAAAAGCCGGCTGACCGAGCCGACGCACGCCACATGCTTAAAATGCTATCGGGCAAAACGCATACTGTTATTTCAGCAGCACTCCTGCGTAAAGGTGACACTGAAATACCAATCGTTAGAGAAACTGAAGTCGAGTTCTTCGAGTTAGACGATAAAGAAATCGAACACTACTTAAACACAGACGAACCATATGACAAAGCAGCAGCCTACGGTATCCAGGGACTCGGCGCGAAGTTTGTTAAGCGAATCTCCGGCGATTACAACGCTGTCGTTGGATTACCACTTGGAGATGTGTGTCGGGAACTGAGATTTTTTGAATAA
- a CDS encoding nuclease-related domain-containing protein → MKIKKSLAHRQLIALKKRGHLNSHENQYLRYLNLGYEGEISFSNNFDRIMSEFCTTIHDFRFIINGSERQIDTLAIFNNKIVLFEVKNYNGNLVFRDNNFYTYKTNRLLKSPIQQINDTSDKFTQLLKQLNYSIPIEKYVIFLNNNFHLFNAPIDEMIVTNAQLPAFLENLKKNNFPLKSHANSIRQRILMCYNEITRQCDVNYTFNTINKRIFCRLDGEKLVENGHEKYICKQCGSFYHQKDIIIEVIQDFQSLFPDEKVTYKNIYDFTDGRISYYKLRKIMNRYYERIGTSRMVYFVDKENDH, encoded by the coding sequence ATGAAGATAAAAAAATCGCTTGCTCATCGTCAGTTAATCGCTTTAAAAAAGAGGGGGCATTTGAATAGCCATGAGAATCAATATTTGAGATATCTGAATTTAGGATATGAAGGAGAAATCAGTTTTTCTAATAATTTTGATCGCATTATGTCCGAATTTTGTACAACTATTCATGACTTTAGATTTATAATCAACGGATCTGAACGACAAATTGACACGTTAGCAATATTTAATAATAAAATAGTACTTTTTGAAGTAAAAAACTATAACGGCAATTTAGTATTTCGAGACAATAATTTTTATACCTATAAAACAAATCGACTATTGAAGTCTCCAATACAACAAATTAACGATACTAGTGATAAATTTACTCAATTGCTGAAGCAATTAAATTATAGTATTCCTATTGAAAAATATGTGATTTTTCTTAACAATAACTTTCATCTTTTTAATGCGCCGATTGATGAAATGATTGTTACAAACGCGCAACTTCCAGCATTTCTTGAAAATTTGAAGAAAAACAATTTCCCACTAAAATCTCATGCCAATTCGATTAGACAACGTATATTAATGTGTTACAACGAAATAACTCGTCAATGCGATGTTAATTATACGTTCAACACTATAAATAAACGTATTTTTTGTAGATTGGATGGTGAGAAATTAGTCGAAAATGGTCATGAAAAATATATTTGCAAACAGTGCGGTAGTTTTTATCATCAAAAAGATATAATTATTGAAGTTATCCAGGATTTTCAGAGCTTATTTCCAGACGAAAAAGTGACTTATAAAAATATATATGACTTCACGGATGGTCGCATTTCGTATTATAAATTGAGAAAAATTATGAATCGCTATTACGAAAGAATTGGTACAAGTCGTATGGTCTATTTTGTGGATAAAGAAAATGATCACTAA
- a CDS encoding pseudouridine-5'-phosphate glycosidase codes for MNHLIDLTKEVQEALENNKPVVALESTIISHGMPYPQNVEMAKKTEEIIRENGAVPATIAIMDGRIKVGLTEDDLELLAKEGRNVTKVSRRDLAEVIAMKTLGATTVASTMICANLAGIKFFVTGGIGGVHRGYEEHMDVSADLDELGKTDVVVISAGAKSILDLPRTLEYLETKGVPVIGYQTEELPAFFTRESGLKLASHFDTTEDIAKVIKAKHDLGLEGGTSVVNPIPEDEALDKDYINGVIQEAVEQMEKDGVGGKEATPYLLKAIVEKTDGKSLEANINLVYNNAKIGAQIAVDYYKL; via the coding sequence ATGAATCATTTAATTGATCTTACAAAAGAAGTACAAGAAGCATTAGAAAATAATAAACCAGTGGTTGCATTAGAGTCGACTATTATTTCTCACGGAATGCCGTATCCCCAAAACGTAGAGATGGCGAAAAAGACTGAAGAAATCATTAGAGAAAACGGTGCAGTACCAGCGACAATCGCAATTATGGACGGCCGTATTAAAGTTGGACTTACTGAAGACGATTTAGAACTACTTGCTAAAGAAGGACGTAACGTTACTAAAGTATCTCGTCGTGACTTAGCAGAAGTTATCGCAATGAAAACACTCGGTGCGACGACTGTAGCATCTACAATGATTTGTGCGAACCTAGCAGGAATCAAATTCTTCGTTACAGGTGGAATCGGTGGTGTACACCGCGGATATGAAGAGCATATGGACGTATCAGCAGACTTAGACGAACTTGGTAAAACAGACGTCGTCGTAATTTCTGCAGGTGCGAAATCTATTTTAGACTTACCAAGAACATTAGAATACCTTGAAACAAAAGGTGTACCAGTAATTGGATATCAAACAGAAGAGTTACCAGCATTCTTCACGAGAGAAAGCGGACTTAAACTCGCATCACACTTCGATACGACAGAAGATATCGCAAAAGTTATTAAAGCAAAACACGATTTAGGACTTGAAGGTGGTACGAGCGTCGTAAACCCAATTCCTGAAGATGAAGCACTCGACAAAGACTACATCAACGGTGTGATCCAAGAAGCGGTAGAACAAATGGAAAAAGACGGTGTCGGCGGTAAAGAAGCAACACCTTACTTATTAAAAGCAATCGTTGAAAAAACAGACGGAAAAAGCTTAGAAGCTAACATCAACCTCGTATACAACAACGCAAAAATCGGCGCACAAATCGCGGTTGATTACTACAAGCTGTAA
- a CDS encoding PfkB family carbohydrate kinase produces the protein MDQRETEVLNLIKENPFISQSELSKKLGLTASSVSRIIADLVHKEFIQGQAYVLNEEFPIVCVGAANIDKKFFVHEKLIHGTSNPIDSAHSVGGVVRNIAENLGRLGQNVALITTRGDDAEWLKVKEASEAYINLDFTEIIEGKNTGAYTALINREGEMEYGFADMSIYDEFTPEVLIRQTYILKRAKCIVADLNVPKVTLEFLVAYAEKHDIKLVFIPVSGPKMERLPDYLEPVDWLIVNRDETEAQFNMVIQTDEDLMEGAKLWNARGVSNVIVTNGSKSLAYASKDYEKIYPIKKSNRVVDVTGAGDSFSSAVIYGWLNGYSIDDCIELGMVNSTKTIETDFTVRQDLTEKQLKLDLEAYRNESFN, from the coding sequence TTGGATCAAAGAGAGACTGAAGTATTAAATCTCATAAAAGAGAACCCGTTTATTTCTCAGTCGGAGCTGTCTAAAAAGCTTGGTTTAACTGCTTCGAGTGTATCGAGAATTATAGCAGATCTCGTGCATAAAGAGTTTATTCAGGGACAAGCTTATGTTTTAAATGAAGAGTTCCCGATTGTCTGTGTCGGTGCAGCGAATATTGATAAGAAGTTTTTTGTTCATGAAAAGTTGATTCATGGAACGTCGAATCCGATTGATTCTGCGCATTCTGTCGGTGGAGTCGTGCGTAATATCGCTGAGAACTTGGGTCGTTTAGGCCAAAATGTGGCGCTCATTACGACAAGAGGTGATGACGCAGAGTGGCTGAAGGTAAAAGAAGCTTCTGAAGCGTATATTAATTTAGATTTTACTGAAATCATCGAAGGGAAAAATACAGGCGCATATACCGCATTAATAAACCGTGAAGGCGAAATGGAGTACGGTTTTGCGGATATGAGTATTTACGATGAATTCACACCTGAAGTACTAATTCGTCAGACGTATATTTTAAAGCGTGCAAAATGTATTGTAGCGGATTTAAACGTTCCGAAAGTAACGCTTGAATTTTTAGTGGCATATGCAGAAAAACACGATATTAAGCTCGTATTTATTCCTGTATCTGGACCGAAAATGGAGCGTCTGCCGGATTATTTAGAGCCAGTGGACTGGTTGATTGTAAACCGCGATGAGACCGAAGCGCAGTTTAATATGGTCATTCAGACGGATGAAGATTTAATGGAAGGTGCGAAGCTTTGGAACGCACGCGGTGTGTCTAACGTCATCGTAACGAACGGATCTAAATCTTTAGCGTATGCGTCTAAAGATTATGAAAAGATTTACCCAATTAAAAAATCGAACCGCGTCGTCGACGTAACAGGAGCTGGCGATAGTTTTTCTAGCGCAGTGATTTACGGTTGGCTAAATGGGTATAGTATAGATGACTGTATTGAACTTGGTATGGTCAACTCAACAAAAACGATTGAAACAGATTTTACAGTACGTCAAGATTTAACAGAAAAGCAGTTAAAATTAGATTTGGAGGCTTATAGGAATGAATCATTTAATTGA
- the lysA gene encoding diaminopimelate decarboxylase, whose protein sequence is MRLFGTSEVIDNELVIGGVATSTLKEEFGTPLYVFDEAGIDEKINIFKNHFKSSIFNTNIIYAGKAFLCSYLVKQLKSHQLSLDVVSGGELFVAKHSGFDSKNIYFHGNAKTNEELEFAVRENVGTIVLDNLSEATILNNILSNLNKTQRVLLRVNPTIETDTHKYIQTSNDDSKFGLTFQEALQFLEELNHLSHLDFKGFHCHIGSQIFDSKSYFTEAKRMIEFYSDVQKEFNLKLDELNLGGGFGVYYTKGDQPLQLENFLNEYIDVLENYIREYDIDVETISIEPGRSLINDFGTTLYNVSHIKPSSHIDFLLIDGGMNDNLRPSLYEAKYTAAIANNMTANKITNYRIAGKLCESGDVLIENIKLPKANIKDTLAVPSTGAYTESMASNYNKIPRGAVVFVKDGDTHLAVKRETYEDLIRNEVF, encoded by the coding sequence ATGAGATTATTTGGTACTTCAGAAGTAATTGATAACGAATTAGTAATTGGTGGCGTAGCAACTTCTACGCTAAAAGAAGAGTTCGGTACTCCACTTTACGTGTTTGATGAAGCAGGAATCGATGAAAAAATTAATATATTTAAAAATCATTTTAAATCAAGTATTTTTAACACAAATATTATATACGCTGGAAAAGCTTTCCTATGCAGTTATTTAGTTAAGCAATTAAAATCTCATCAACTGTCACTTGACGTTGTGAGTGGTGGTGAACTGTTCGTAGCGAAACATTCAGGATTTGATAGTAAAAATATTTACTTTCACGGTAACGCAAAAACCAATGAAGAACTCGAATTTGCAGTAAGAGAAAATGTCGGTACGATTGTTTTAGACAATTTAAGTGAAGCAACTATATTAAACAATATTTTAAGTAACTTAAATAAAACACAACGTGTCTTGTTAAGAGTCAACCCAACGATTGAAACAGATACACATAAATATATTCAAACGTCTAACGATGATTCTAAATTTGGATTGACATTTCAAGAAGCTTTACAGTTTTTGGAAGAACTTAATCATTTAAGTCATTTAGATTTTAAAGGGTTTCATTGTCATATCGGATCACAAATTTTTGACTCTAAATCTTATTTTACTGAAGCAAAACGTATGATTGAATTTTATAGCGACGTTCAAAAAGAGTTCAATTTAAAACTCGATGAATTAAACTTAGGTGGCGGATTTGGTGTTTACTACACTAAAGGTGATCAGCCGCTTCAACTCGAAAATTTTTTAAATGAATATATAGACGTACTCGAAAATTATATCCGTGAATATGATATTGATGTTGAAACGATTTCTATTGAACCTGGTCGATCATTAATTAATGATTTTGGAACTACCTTATATAACGTCTCTCATATTAAGCCGTCAAGTCACATTGACTTTTTACTGATCGATGGTGGTATGAACGACAACTTACGTCCTTCTTTATACGAAGCAAAATACACTGCGGCAATCGCTAATAATATGACTGCTAATAAAATAACTAATTACCGAATTGCCGGTAAGTTATGTGAAAGTGGCGACGTCTTAATAGAAAATATTAAGTTACCAAAAGCTAACATTAAAGATACGTTAGCAGTACCATCAACTGGTGCGTATACAGAGTCGATGGCGTCAAACTACAACAAAATCCCGCGAGGCGCGGTCGTATTTGTTAAAGATGGTGACACGCATCTTGCGGTAAAAAGAGAAACTTACGAAGATTTAATAAGAAATGAGGTCTTTTAA
- a CDS encoding aspartate kinase — translation MERLVMKFGGSSLKDLEKIKSASDIILEKSKTEEVVVVVSAMGDSTNELLDMAHALSTTPSKRELDMLVSTGENKSAALLAIHLNEAGHKAVALTGFQAGFQSDGVHGKNKITDVNIERIENHLRQNEIVVVTGFQGINPLGDITTFGRGGSDTSAVALAVKLNAKCAIYTDVSGIYSIDPRIYSDAKKLNVVTYEELMEMAHLGTKVIEPRSVELAYKFNVPMEILLNDGKTKGTKVLEAYDMEDTKLTSVSKLDDVVLVIIHDTKDVNISNIFLELAKENVNVDIISHTRLNDRKEVTFTSEKSSIEDTKRVLTELNLDYEIKDNLSKVSIVGTAMRSQVGIAAQVFELFVKEDIFFYEISTSEISISYVVDSKIADDVVIKLGKHFEL, via the coding sequence ATGGAACGACTCGTCATGAAATTTGGAGGCTCGTCTTTAAAAGATTTAGAAAAGATTAAAAGTGCGAGTGACATCATACTAGAAAAAAGTAAAACAGAAGAAGTCGTTGTCGTCGTTTCAGCAATGGGAGACTCGACGAATGAGTTATTAGATATGGCACATGCATTGTCCACGACACCTTCTAAACGTGAACTCGATATGCTCGTTTCAACTGGAGAAAACAAAAGTGCTGCACTCCTCGCGATTCACTTAAATGAAGCCGGGCATAAAGCTGTCGCGTTAACTGGATTTCAAGCTGGATTTCAAAGCGACGGTGTTCACGGTAAAAATAAAATTACTGACGTTAATATCGAACGTATAGAAAATCATTTAAGACAAAATGAAATCGTCGTCGTGACTGGATTCCAAGGAATAAATCCTCTAGGAGATATTACAACGTTTGGTCGCGGAGGATCAGATACGTCAGCTGTTGCCCTCGCTGTAAAATTAAATGCGAAATGTGCAATTTATACGGATGTTTCCGGCATTTACTCTATTGACCCGAGAATTTATAGTGACGCAAAAAAGTTAAACGTCGTCACATACGAGGAACTCATGGAAATGGCGCATCTCGGCACAAAAGTCATTGAACCAAGAAGTGTTGAACTTGCGTATAAATTTAATGTCCCGATGGAAATTTTATTAAACGACGGTAAAACAAAAGGCACAAAAGTACTGGAGGCTTATGATATGGAAGATACAAAACTAACAAGTGTCTCAAAATTAGATGACGTTGTACTCGTTATTATTCACGATACAAAAGACGTCAATATTTCAAATATCTTTTTAGAACTCGCTAAAGAAAACGTCAACGTAGATATTATTAGTCATACACGGTTAAACGATAGAAAAGAAGTGACGTTTACGAGTGAAAAATCATCGATAGAAGATACGAAACGAGTGCTTACAGAGCTTAACCTAGATTATGAAATTAAAGATAACCTATCCAAAGTCTCAATCGTCGGTACTGCGATGCGTAGTCAAGTCGGTATCGCTGCACAAGTGTTTGAATTGTTCGTTAAAGAAGATATTTTCTTCTATGAAATTTCAACGTCAGAAATTAGTATTTCATATGTCGTCGATAGCAAAATCGCAGATGACGTCGTAATAAAACTCGGAAAGCATTTTGAACTTTAG
- a CDS encoding aspartate-semialdehyde dehydrogenase, with product MNIAVVGASGTVGRTILQVLEERNFNVDELYLFSSKKSAGETITFNGKDYTLEELEESVFDRDIDVLFFAAGGAVSEKFIPLAKEKGIVAIDNSSVYRMDENVPLIVPEVNRDDLNDETLIANPNCSTIQSVVALKPLQKFGIKRITYTTYQAVSGSGVGGIEDLKNGTTNTYPYNIQQSVLPHIDVFLDNGYTKEEMKMIEETKKILNDDQLKVTATTVRVPIENGHAVNIDIEFEQDFDIKDIYKALEEAEGVVIKDDIENLVYPITEDANGTDDVYVGRIRRDYSTDNGIHMFVTADNIRKGAATNSVQIAEILN from the coding sequence ATGAATATTGCAGTCGTTGGTGCAAGTGGCACAGTTGGACGAACAATTTTACAAGTGTTAGAAGAAAGAAATTTTAATGTCGATGAACTTTATCTATTTAGTTCTAAAAAATCCGCAGGAGAAACAATTACTTTTAATGGTAAAGATTATACGTTAGAAGAACTAGAAGAATCAGTATTTGATAGAGACATCGACGTACTATTCTTTGCTGCAGGTGGCGCGGTTTCAGAGAAATTTATCCCCCTTGCAAAAGAAAAAGGTATTGTTGCGATTGATAATAGTAGCGTGTACCGAATGGATGAAAACGTGCCGTTAATCGTCCCCGAAGTGAATAGAGATGATTTAAATGATGAAACACTCATTGCAAATCCGAACTGCTCAACAATTCAATCAGTCGTTGCGTTAAAGCCGCTTCAAAAATTTGGTATTAAACGCATCACATATACGACGTATCAAGCCGTATCAGGATCTGGTGTCGGTGGTATTGAGGACTTAAAAAACGGTACGACGAATACGTATCCGTATAACATTCAACAAAGTGTTTTACCACACATTGATGTATTTTTAGATAACGGCTATACAAAAGAAGAAATGAAAATGATTGAAGAAACGAAGAAAATTTTAAATGATGATCAGTTAAAAGTAACCGCAACAACGGTGCGTGTCCCTATTGAAAATGGTCACGCAGTCAATATCGACATCGAATTTGAACAAGATTTTGATATTAAAGATATTTATAAAGCACTAGAAGAAGCTGAAGGTGTTGTTATTAAAGACGATATTGAAAATTTAGTCTACCCGATTACTGAAGACGCAAATGGTACAGATGACGTATATGTCGGTAGAATCCGTAGAGACTATAGTACAGATAACGGTATTCATATGTTCGTCACTGCGGACAATATCCGTAAAGGTGCAGCGACAAATTCTGTTCAAATTGCAGAAATTTTAAATTAA
- the dapA gene encoding 4-hydroxy-tetrahydrodipicolinate synthase: MLFKGSGVAIVTPFTNSGDIDFEALGELIEFQIKEGIDAIISIGTTGEAATLSIDEKLEIINFTIDKVNRRVPIIVGTGNNNTKDAVSFSKEVSELDIDGLLVVSPFYNKGTDTGLIEHFTEIANVSKVPVMLYSVPGRTGHNIPLNVVVELSKHKNICGIKDASGDLSYTMNIRNNTPDEFQIISGNDDLTVPMLAVGAEGVISVVANVFPKETSEMVHSFLNGDSKKSKELQLKLLPFIEAAFSEVSPVPIKYATHLLGFGTPELRLPLTVAEENVQQSIRQTLKNLNRL; encoded by the coding sequence ATGTTATTTAAAGGTTCAGGTGTAGCGATTGTTACACCATTTACAAATTCAGGTGACATTGATTTTGAAGCACTCGGTGAACTTATTGAATTTCAAATTAAAGAAGGAATCGATGCAATTATTTCAATCGGTACTACTGGTGAAGCAGCAACATTGTCTATTGATGAAAAACTTGAAATCATTAATTTTACAATCGACAAAGTAAATCGCCGTGTGCCGATTATTGTTGGAACAGGAAACAATAACACCAAAGACGCAGTCTCATTTAGTAAAGAAGTGTCAGAATTAGACATAGACGGCCTTCTCGTCGTCTCCCCTTTCTATAATAAAGGGACAGACACTGGTTTAATTGAACACTTTACTGAGATCGCAAACGTCAGCAAGGTCCCTGTAATGCTCTACTCAGTTCCAGGACGTACGGGTCATAATATTCCACTAAACGTTGTTGTTGAATTATCTAAACATAAAAATATTTGTGGTATTAAAGATGCATCCGGTGATTTATCGTATACGATGAATATTAGAAATAATACACCTGATGAATTTCAGATTATTTCAGGAAATGATGATCTAACTGTACCGATGCTAGCTGTCGGTGCTGAAGGAGTAATCTCAGTCGTTGCAAATGTCTTCCCGAAAGAAACGAGTGAGATGGTCCATAGTTTCTTAAACGGTGACTCTAAAAAATCAAAAGAGTTACAGTTAAAATTATTACCATTTATTGAAGCTGCGTTTTCTGAAGTCAGTCCAGTACCTATTAAATATGCGACTCACTTACTCGGGTTTGGTACACCAGAGTTAAGATTACCTCTGACAGTCGCTGAAGAAAACGTACAACAAAGCATCCGTCAAACACTAAAGAATTTAAATAGATTATAA